A window of the Emys orbicularis isolate rEmyOrb1 chromosome 1, rEmyOrb1.hap1, whole genome shotgun sequence genome harbors these coding sequences:
- the LOC135879949 gene encoding protein p13 MTCP-1-like — MQAIPPPDRLWAWCPGVYHDEQGQVWVAVLRKDTETGILWARVRAEQVLLGDSWTRSQFPLSPLPHLWQWCPRGLYRAAGGIGEDEWWLESHQVVSGVPEILLRQLHR; from the exons ATGCAGGCTATTCCTCCTCCTGACCGACTATGGGCCTGGTGCCCAGGAGTATACCATGATGAGCAGGGCCAGGTGTGGGTGGCTGTGCTTAGGAAA GATACAGAGACGGGCATCCTGTGGGCCAGGGTGCGAGCTGAGCAGGTCCTTCTGGGGGATTCCTGGACTCGGAGTCAGTTCCCCCTCTCACCCCTACCCCATCTGTGGCAGTGGTGCCCTCGTGGGCTCTACCGTGCAGCTGGGGGGATAGGAGAAGATGAATGGTGGCTGGAGAGCCATCAGGTG gtCTCTGGTGTCCCAGAGATACTTCTCCGCCAACTACACAGATGA